The window CGATCAGGATGGACGCCGTGGCCAGCAGACCGATGGCGGCGCGTCGCACTCCTCGTGAGTGGCTCATTACTCGAAACTAGAACGACGGATCGCCTTGCGCATCCGCTGGCCGGACCGTCGCGCTGGCCGGGTGAGCCGGGCGGCTCCGTAGACCGGCGGGGCCGGTGGTGGTGCCGTGGCGGATCCAGCAGCGATCTAGAAGGATCTGGCCGCTATATCGACCACAATCCTTCTAGATCGCAACGGCTGGACCCGGCTAGACCTGGCCGAAGACGGCCAGCGCCGGCAACGCCCGGCCGGAGTAGTCGAACACCGCCTGGTTCTCCCAGCCGTTGCCTGACGACGGGTCGTCCGGATCCCAGCCGGCACCGGAGACCGCCGTCCAGGTCGGCTCCCAGTAGAAGACGCCCAGGCCGCGCCCGTTCGGCACCGCCTTGACCGCGTCGAAGACGGCTCGCAGCGCGTCGGCCTGGCCCTGCGGGGTCGCCGGGTAGCCGCCGGCCGCCGCCAGCGAGGCGTTGAAGATGTTCGGCTCGTGGTCCTGCTGCGCGGTGGTGAACCCGTACGCGGTCTCCACCACCACGACCGGCCGCTGGTAGCGCGCCGCCAGGTCGTTGAGGTTGGTGCGCAGGCTGGTGATCGAACCGTGCCAGTAGAGGTAGTGCGACACACCGATCACGTCGAACGGCATGCCGCGCGAGGTGGCCTGGTCGAACCACCAGCGGTGCTGGCTGTTGTTGCCGCCCTCGGCCAGGTGCAGCATCACCCGGGTGTTGGCGTCGACGGCCTTGACCGCCTGCGCCCCGGCGGTCAGAAACGTCGCCAGGTTGGCCCAGTTGCTGCTGCGACCCTCCGGCCACAGCATTCCGTCGTTGATCTCGTTGCCGACCTGCACCATGTCGGCGGTGGTGCCCTGCGCCTTCAGCGCGCTCAACACGTCGTACGTGTGGCTGTAGACCGCGTCGCGCAGCTGGTTGACGCTGTAGTTCGCCCAGGCCCGGGGTTTGTACTGCTTGCCCGGGTCGGCCCAGGTGTCGGAGTAGTGGAAGTCGACCAGTAGCCGCATTCCCTGCGCCTTCGCCCGGGCGGCCATCGCCAGCACCCGGGCCTTGTTGTTGTAGCCGTCGGTTGGGTTCACCCACACCTTCAACCGGGCGTAGTTGACGCCGGCCGACCGCAGCAGCTGCACCGCGTCCCGTTGGTTGCCGGCGGCGTCGTGGTAGACCGCGCCCCGGTCCTCGTTCTTGGCCAGCGTCGAGAAGTCGGCGCCGACCATGAACCCGCCGGGTACGCCCGGATCGCCGGTCGACCCGCCGGTAAACTCCACATCGTCCACGTTGATCCAGTTCCCGGCGCGGGCGTTGGAGACGAAACTGACCGTGCACTGCCCGTTGGTCACCGTCGTGGAGACCGAGATCTGCGTCCAGTTGCCGGTGGTCGGGATGGTGACCCGGGCCTCGGCGCCGCCGCAGTTGCGCAGCGCCATGAACGCCTCGTACTGCCCGCCGCCGGAGCGCACCCAGGCCCGTGCCGTGTAGGCGCCGTTGTCCAGCCCGGACAGATACTGGTACGTCTCGACCTGGTAGGCACCCGACGCCCAGTGCGACAGCCGGTAGTTGCCGGAGCGTCCGCCCCACTCGGTGTAGCTGGCGCTGGTGTGCCCGGACCACGAGTACTCGCCCCAGCCGGACGGGGTCTGGGTGCCGCCGCCCGCCTCGAATCCGCCGTTGGTCAGCGTCGTGGCGGCGTGCGCGGCTCCGTGCGTACCGCCGACCAGGCCGACACCGAACGCGGCCGCGCCGGTTGCGGCCACCGTGAGCAGCGCGAGCGCCGCGCGTCCGAAAAATCTACGGGTACGGATGGTCATCGCTTGCCTCCCTTGTCACGTGCCACGACGTCGGCGAAGACCCGTAGCCCGGGCAGCGCCCTGCCGGAGTAGTCGAACAGTGCCTGGTCCTCCCAGCCGTCGCCGGTCGCCAGGGCGACCACGGCGGCCAGGGTTCTGCGGATGCGCATGTCTGCGCCCTCCTCGACAGGGACAAGCTCTGGGAGCGCTTACGGCCGCACCGGTCTGCTGTGGAGTGGTGATGCGCCCGATGTGAGCCCGTCACAACGATGTAATACTGGGAGCGCTCACAGAATCATCACCGCCGATCCCTGTCAAGAGGTGTCGTCACCCCCGGCGTACCACCCGCACCTGCCCGGCCGGCACCGTCACCGTCCCGGCGCAGCTCGCGCCGGTGATCAGCTCCGTCCCGGCGGCCGTCAGTACCGCGTCGTCGGCGGAGTGGTTGATCGCGATCAGGTAGTCGGCCGCCGGCCCGGTCCGGCGGACCAGCTCCACGCCGTCGGGGACGTCGGCCGGCGGTGCGATGCCCGCGTCGGCGTACACCTGGGTCATGACCGGGGCGAGCGTGGCGGCGTCGAGGCGGGTGGAGACGTACCAGGCGGTGCCGGCGCCGTACCGGTGCCGGGTGACCGCCGGACCCCCGGCCGCCGGACCGTCGGTGTAGCGCAGCACCGCC is drawn from Micromonospora sp. Llam0 and contains these coding sequences:
- a CDS encoding arabinogalactan endo-1,4-beta-galactosidase gives rise to the protein MTIRTRRFFGRAALALLTVAATGAAAFGVGLVGGTHGAAHAATTLTNGGFEAGGGTQTPSGWGEYSWSGHTSASYTEWGGRSGNYRLSHWASGAYQVETYQYLSGLDNGAYTARAWVRSGGGQYEAFMALRNCGGAEARVTIPTTGNWTQISVSTTVTNGQCTVSFVSNARAGNWINVDDVEFTGGSTGDPGVPGGFMVGADFSTLAKNEDRGAVYHDAAGNQRDAVQLLRSAGVNYARLKVWVNPTDGYNNKARVLAMAARAKAQGMRLLVDFHYSDTWADPGKQYKPRAWANYSVNQLRDAVYSHTYDVLSALKAQGTTADMVQVGNEINDGMLWPEGRSSNWANLATFLTAGAQAVKAVDANTRVMLHLAEGGNNSQHRWWFDQATSRGMPFDVIGVSHYLYWHGSITSLRTNLNDLAARYQRPVVVVETAYGFTTAQQDHEPNIFNASLAAAGGYPATPQGQADALRAVFDAVKAVPNGRGLGVFYWEPTWTAVSGAGWDPDDPSSGNGWENQAVFDYSGRALPALAVFGQV